A window of Sphingobacterium sp. SRCM116780 contains these coding sequences:
- a CDS encoding histidine kinase, protein MTSARLFLIIALSFIHFLAVSQSQYKALVNAAADSTQQNKYEAAIKLLLKAKALKGKDVAYSERINMHLGSNYEAINKIDSSIYYYGEAVKFCEREKDYAALSFLFSRLASIELSFTNRYTSAIRYFKKQLVYEQILKDSTSMFECLNNLGLSYKSANEYDNALLYFNKVTTNNSSHNHSKNNALLFTGDTYSLQKKYPIALAYYDKAIAVLTTAHDSTGLFTAFANKGDCLMRQNRFEESLICLKNAQQFITPYITNTHRAVLYSNFAHVYSKQRKFDQAFYFKDLENITKDSINMERIGNAIAEMSAKYELRQKQDSLFINKQKLVLADAKAAEKERNFIILLIAFIAIIFFFISIYRIRQLRFKNSLQQQQAAQNALQLTHQYQLSESELKAIRSQMNPHFIFNVLNSIESYIMDNEKRTASRLIQKFALLSRLILENSTKSLVKGDKEWKALMLYTELEAMRYDEAFTYTFTVADNIQLKTLYLPPMLIQPLIENAILHGLIINPKADAHVSVTLQKKEDRICITVEDNGVGIDNRSNKNTKDSIKEMSLGLVFINERIDMINRLQINDKASFTIKTRVDQKGTIATICLPIFRNPDSESKH, encoded by the coding sequence ATGACGTCTGCAAGATTGTTTTTAATTATAGCATTATCATTCATTCATTTCTTGGCGGTTTCACAAAGCCAGTATAAAGCTTTAGTAAACGCAGCAGCAGATAGCACGCAACAAAATAAATACGAGGCTGCTATTAAATTGTTATTAAAAGCTAAAGCTTTAAAGGGGAAAGATGTGGCATATTCAGAAAGAATAAATATGCATTTAGGTAGTAATTATGAAGCGATTAACAAGATTGACTCCAGTATTTACTACTATGGTGAGGCGGTTAAATTTTGCGAGCGTGAAAAAGATTATGCTGCCTTATCCTTTTTATTCAGTCGACTAGCGAGTATAGAGTTAAGTTTTACCAATAGGTATACGAGTGCTATTCGCTATTTTAAAAAACAATTGGTTTACGAACAGATCTTAAAAGATAGTACCAGTATGTTTGAATGTTTAAATAATCTAGGGTTGTCCTATAAGAGTGCGAATGAATATGATAACGCACTCTTATATTTCAATAAAGTTACTACGAACAATTCAAGTCACAATCATTCAAAAAACAACGCCTTACTTTTTACCGGAGATACTTACTCTTTACAAAAAAAATACCCTATTGCTTTAGCTTACTATGATAAAGCAATAGCAGTTTTAACAACAGCTCATGATAGCACAGGGTTGTTCACTGCATTTGCCAATAAAGGTGATTGTTTAATGCGACAAAACAGATTTGAGGAAAGTTTAATCTGTTTAAAAAATGCACAACAATTTATTACTCCTTATATTACAAATACACATAGAGCAGTGCTCTATTCCAATTTTGCTCATGTCTACAGCAAACAAAGAAAATTTGATCAGGCTTTTTACTTTAAAGACTTAGAAAATATCACTAAGGATAGTATCAATATGGAGCGTATAGGTAATGCTATAGCTGAAATGAGTGCCAAATATGAACTTAGGCAAAAACAAGATAGCTTATTCATCAATAAACAAAAACTGGTATTAGCTGATGCAAAAGCAGCTGAAAAAGAGCGGAATTTTATTATTTTATTGATCGCTTTCATTGCTATTATTTTCTTTTTCATTAGCATTTACCGCATCAGGCAATTAAGATTTAAAAACTCACTACAACAGCAGCAAGCTGCTCAAAATGCATTGCAATTAACACATCAATATCAATTGTCTGAAAGTGAATTAAAGGCTATTCGTTCGCAGATGAATCCGCACTTTATTTTTAATGTATTGAACTCGATTGAGTCTTATATCATGGATAATGAAAAAAGAACTGCGTCAAGGTTAATACAAAAATTTGCCCTATTGAGCCGATTGATTCTTGAAAATTCCACAAAAAGTTTAGTAAAAGGAGATAAAGAATGGAAAGCTTTAATGCTATATACGGAGTTAGAAGCGATGCGTTATGATGAGGCTTTTACCTATACGTTTACAGTGGCGGATAATATTCAGCTGAAAACCTTATATCTCCCACCTATGTTGATCCAACCTTTAATAGAGAACGCCATCTTACATGGATTGATTATAAATCCAAAGGCAGATGCACATGTATCTGTAACGCTTCAAAAAAAAGAGGATAGAATTTGTATTACCGTGGAAGATAATGGGGTTGGAATTGATAATAGATCCAATAAAAATACTAAGGATAGTATCAAAGAAATGTCTTTAGGTTTGGTTTTCATCAATGAAAGGATCGATATGATTAACAGACTGCAGATTAATGACAAAGCTAGTTTTACCATCAAAACTCGTGTAGATCAGAAGGGAACCATTGCTACGATATGCTTGCCTATTTTTCGGAATCCTGACTCTGAATCAAAACACTAA
- a CDS encoding DoxX family protein, giving the protein MAILGTLGKYKDLGLLIMRIGLGVMMIVHGFPKIMGGVAMWKDLGASMSVLGIHFLPVFWGFMAAIAEGVGGLFLIIGLWNRPTLLFLAFTMLVAALVHLGKGDGLSGASHAIELFFVFIGLLFVGPGKYAVDKK; this is encoded by the coding sequence ATGGCAATATTAGGCACATTAGGAAAATACAAAGATCTCGGGTTATTGATCATGCGTATCGGTTTAGGGGTCATGATGATTGTACATGGATTCCCTAAAATAATGGGGGGTGTAGCAATGTGGAAGGACTTAGGAGCTTCTATGAGTGTTTTAGGCATTCATTTTTTGCCAGTCTTTTGGGGCTTTATGGCCGCTATTGCTGAAGGTGTTGGAGGTTTGTTTTTAATCATAGGCCTTTGGAATAGACCTACTTTATTGTTTTTAGCCTTTACCATGTTGGTTGCAGCACTTGTGCATTTAGGAAAAGGAGATGGCCTAAGTGGGGCATCACATGCTATAGAATTATTCTTTGTTTTCATCGGACTCCTATTTGTAGGGCCTGGAAAATATGCTGTAGATAAGAAATAA
- the metG gene encoding methionine--tRNA ligase: MSNISKKRYTITSALPYANGPLHIGHLAGAYIPGDIFVRYLRLNNKDVVYVCGSDEHGAAITIRAKKEGITPQQIIDKYNAQIKESFEQFGIAFDIYHRTSEPIHHELSQEFFLNLYEKGEFIEKFSEQYYDEDFHQFLADRYIVGTCPNCKSEGAYGDQCEKCGTSLNPTDLINPVSTLSGKTPILKKTKHWYLPLDKYQPWLEKWLIEGKKDVLKSNVFGQCQSWLKSGLQPRSMTRDLDWGVDVPLKEAAGKKLYVWLDAPIGYISATKQWAIDHGKNWEDYWKKQANPEDDSCLIHFIGKDNIVFHCIIFPAILHAHGEYILPDNVPANEFLNLEGDKLSTSRNHAVWLHEYLQEFPGKQDELRYVLTSILPETSDSEFTWKDFQARVNNELVAILGNFVNRVMVLSHKYFDGKVLNGSPFNEVDQHTFAELAKFPDAITGSIQQYRFREAMSYFMNVARLGNKYLADEEPWKVIKSDEERVKTVLNVATQIVANLAVLAQPFLPKTATKLFEMLNLAQLNWEDAGKTDLIAEGHQLSEVQLLFEKITDEQVDFQLNKLVEAKIANAAANAKTDPVKENISFDDFTKLDIRVGTILEAEKVAKTKKLLKIKIDTGLDQRTVVSGIAEFFTPEEIIGKQVSILVNLEPREIKGITSQGMILMAEDADGRLDFVNPSTAIKPGSTVR; the protein is encoded by the coding sequence TTGAGTAATATATCCAAAAAACGTTACACCATTACTTCGGCATTGCCTTATGCGAATGGTCCTTTACATATTGGCCATTTGGCCGGTGCCTATATTCCTGGTGATATTTTTGTTCGTTATTTACGTCTTAACAACAAAGACGTGGTGTATGTTTGTGGTTCTGATGAACATGGTGCTGCCATCACAATTCGTGCAAAAAAAGAAGGGATCACACCGCAACAAATTATTGATAAATACAATGCACAAATCAAAGAAAGCTTTGAGCAATTCGGCATTGCATTCGATATCTACCACCGTACTTCAGAGCCTATTCATCATGAATTGTCGCAAGAGTTTTTTCTGAATTTATATGAAAAAGGTGAATTTATAGAGAAGTTTTCAGAGCAATATTATGATGAAGATTTTCATCAATTCTTGGCCGATCGTTACATTGTCGGTACCTGCCCCAATTGTAAATCGGAAGGTGCTTATGGTGATCAGTGTGAAAAATGTGGTACTTCATTAAATCCAACAGATTTAATTAATCCAGTATCAACATTGAGTGGTAAAACGCCGATTTTAAAGAAAACAAAACACTGGTACTTGCCTTTAGATAAATATCAACCTTGGTTAGAAAAATGGTTGATTGAAGGTAAAAAAGATGTCCTGAAATCCAATGTGTTTGGTCAATGCCAATCTTGGTTAAAATCGGGTTTACAACCTCGTTCGATGACACGTGACTTAGATTGGGGGGTAGATGTTCCTTTAAAAGAAGCAGCAGGTAAAAAACTATATGTATGGTTAGATGCTCCTATTGGTTATATTTCAGCAACGAAACAGTGGGCAATCGATCATGGTAAAAATTGGGAAGATTATTGGAAAAAACAAGCCAATCCTGAAGACGACTCGTGTTTAATTCACTTCATTGGAAAAGATAATATTGTATTCCATTGTATTATTTTCCCTGCAATCTTACATGCACATGGTGAATATATTTTGCCAGACAATGTTCCTGCAAATGAATTCTTAAACCTAGAGGGAGACAAATTGTCGACTTCTCGTAATCATGCTGTTTGGTTACATGAATACTTACAAGAGTTCCCTGGAAAACAAGATGAATTGCGTTATGTATTGACGTCTATTCTTCCAGAGACATCGGATAGTGAATTTACATGGAAAGATTTCCAGGCGCGTGTAAATAATGAGCTGGTTGCTATTTTAGGTAACTTTGTCAACCGTGTCATGGTATTATCGCATAAATATTTTGATGGAAAGGTCTTAAATGGATCTCCTTTTAACGAAGTTGATCAACATACTTTTGCTGAATTAGCAAAATTTCCAGACGCAATCACGGGTTCTATTCAGCAATACCGTTTTAGAGAAGCGATGTCTTACTTCATGAATGTTGCTCGTCTAGGAAACAAATATTTAGCTGATGAAGAGCCTTGGAAAGTTATTAAATCTGATGAAGAGCGTGTAAAAACAGTTTTGAATGTCGCGACTCAGATCGTAGCAAATTTAGCGGTTTTAGCGCAGCCATTCCTTCCAAAAACAGCTACTAAGCTATTCGAGATGCTTAATTTAGCGCAATTGAATTGGGAAGATGCTGGAAAAACAGATTTAATTGCTGAAGGTCATCAATTAAGTGAAGTGCAGTTATTATTTGAAAAAATAACTGATGAACAGGTTGATTTCCAATTAAATAAATTGGTTGAAGCTAAAATAGCAAATGCTGCTGCAAATGCAAAAACAGATCCTGTTAAAGAAAATATTTCTTTTGATGACTTTACGAAATTAGATATTCGTGTAGGAACTATATTAGAGGCTGAAAAAGTCGCTAAAACAAAGAAATTATTAAAAATTAAAATTGATACGGGCTTAGATCAACGTACTGTCGTTTCGGGTATTGCAGAATTTTTCACACCCGAAGAGATCATTGGTAAACAAGTATCTATATTGGTCAATTTAGAACCGCGCGAAATCAAAGGAATTACATCGCAGGGGATGATTTTGATGGCTGAAGATGCTGATGGTCGTTTGGACTTTGTTAATCCTTCAACGGCGATTAAACCAGGTAGTACAGTAAGATAA
- a CDS encoding LD-carboxypeptidase has protein sequence MTKIPEFLKAGDKVAIVSPASFIRGNIDIAIKILTSWGLEVVIGKTVTASYHQFAGDDQLRAADLQWALDDKSIKAVFAARGGYGCVRIIDQLDFSTFKKHPKWVIGFSDITVLHSHIQRQFGIPTIHGQMPKSFEAGTEASLATLKAALFGESVNYKYEQEEMPNRVGEAEGILTGGNLAILLSILASKSDVNYDHKILFIEDVGETFYSVDRMLWALKRAGKFDKIKGLIVGGFSGMKDGDPSFGQSVAEIVLDKVLEYDFPIAFAYPAGHIDDNHALVFGKKVKLKTTKKKVSLKYID, from the coding sequence ATGACGAAAATACCTGAATTTCTTAAAGCAGGGGATAAAGTTGCAATTGTCAGTCCTGCAAGCTTTATTCGAGGAAATATAGATATAGCTATCAAAATATTAACATCTTGGGGCTTGGAAGTTGTTATTGGGAAAACTGTAACCGCTTCCTATCATCAATTCGCAGGCGATGATCAGCTGCGAGCAGCAGATCTACAATGGGCCCTGGATGACAAATCAATAAAAGCAGTTTTTGCTGCTCGAGGAGGATACGGCTGTGTGCGTATCATTGATCAACTTGATTTTTCAACGTTTAAAAAACATCCAAAATGGGTGATCGGTTTTAGTGATATCACCGTTTTACACAGCCATATCCAACGACAGTTTGGAATACCGACGATACATGGTCAAATGCCAAAATCATTTGAGGCAGGTACCGAAGCCTCTTTAGCAACATTGAAAGCGGCATTATTTGGCGAGTCTGTCAATTATAAATACGAACAAGAAGAAATGCCAAATCGAGTAGGGGAAGCAGAAGGTATACTTACAGGAGGAAATTTAGCTATTTTATTATCCATATTGGCGTCCAAATCTGATGTCAATTATGATCATAAGATTTTATTTATTGAAGATGTTGGCGAAACTTTCTACAGTGTAGATCGGATGCTGTGGGCGCTAAAACGTGCAGGTAAATTTGATAAAATCAAAGGGTTAATTGTCGGCGGATTCTCAGGGATGAAAGATGGAGATCCTTCCTTTGGGCAGTCAGTTGCAGAAATCGTCTTGGATAAAGTTCTTGAATATGATTTCCCTATTGCTTTTGCTTACCCAGCAGGACATATTGATGATAACCATGCCTTAGTTTTTGGAAAGAAAGTAAAATTGAAAACAACAAAAAAGAAAGTATCATTAAAATACATCGATTAA
- the pafA gene encoding alkaline phosphatase PafA — protein MIKKMLIMMCVGFCSLTSFAQSPERPKLVVGLMVDQMRWDYLYRFAERYGNDGFKRLLNEGFSCENTLINYIPTYTAIGHSSVYTGSVPAIHGIAGNDWIMEQTGKAMYCTQDDNVLGVGTTEAEGKQSPRNLLASTITDQLKLATNFKSKVIGIAIKDRGGILPAGHFADAAYWFESKSGNWITSNFYMDKLPKWVEGFNKKKLAEKYLKQDWKPLHDLSTYTASIADDNVYEGKYAGEASPTLPRETSKLMQTEGFELIKTTPMGNTLTLDLAKAAIENEKLGNNPTKSTDFLCVSLSATDYVGHRYSLSSVEIEDIYLRLDRELADLFNYLDKSVGAGNYTFFLTADHAASYNSRYFMDMKGNGGYFPSRQILTSLNKDLEAKYGQEKLVKSLMNYQVHLDNAKIEQFKLDEEAIKADIIKQLKKEDGVAFVFDMSKGDVLQAPLAIREKAINGYNLKRSGVIQIVVEPQWYDGTPRSTGTTHGTWSSFDSHIPLVFMGWGIKHGVSNKAVNVTDIAPTLAALLHVMEPNGNIGTPIVEVLGQ, from the coding sequence ATGATTAAAAAAATGTTAATAATGATGTGTGTAGGGTTTTGTAGCCTAACAAGCTTTGCACAGTCACCAGAACGTCCTAAGTTAGTCGTTGGTCTTATGGTTGACCAAATGCGATGGGATTATTTGTATCGATTTGCGGAACGTTATGGCAATGATGGGTTTAAAAGATTGTTGAATGAAGGGTTTTCTTGCGAAAACACGTTGATCAATTATATTCCTACCTATACGGCGATTGGACATAGTTCCGTGTATACAGGATCTGTACCTGCTATACATGGTATTGCGGGGAATGATTGGATTATGGAGCAGACGGGTAAAGCGATGTACTGTACGCAAGATGATAATGTACTAGGCGTAGGAACAACAGAAGCTGAAGGAAAACAATCCCCTCGTAATCTCCTTGCTTCAACGATTACCGATCAATTGAAATTAGCGACAAATTTTAAATCTAAAGTTATTGGTATTGCGATCAAAGATCGTGGTGGTATTCTTCCAGCAGGTCATTTTGCTGATGCCGCTTATTGGTTTGAATCAAAATCAGGAAATTGGATCACCAGTAATTTCTACATGGATAAACTACCAAAATGGGTAGAGGGTTTCAATAAGAAAAAACTTGCTGAAAAATATTTGAAACAAGATTGGAAACCATTACACGATTTATCAACGTATACCGCAAGTATTGCTGATGATAATGTGTATGAAGGTAAATATGCAGGAGAAGCAAGTCCGACATTGCCTCGTGAAACATCGAAGTTAATGCAAACGGAAGGGTTCGAGTTAATTAAAACAACCCCTATGGGTAATACGTTAACATTAGATCTGGCAAAAGCAGCGATTGAAAATGAAAAGCTAGGAAATAACCCAACAAAAAGTACCGACTTTCTATGTGTAAGTTTATCGGCAACAGATTATGTAGGTCACCGTTATTCACTTTCTTCTGTAGAGATCGAAGATATCTATTTGCGACTAGATCGTGAACTAGCAGATCTATTCAATTATTTGGATAAGTCTGTAGGTGCAGGAAACTATACGTTCTTTTTAACAGCAGATCATGCAGCCTCTTATAATTCACGTTATTTCATGGACATGAAAGGAAATGGTGGTTACTTCCCAAGTAGACAGATCCTCACCTCGTTAAATAAAGACTTGGAAGCTAAGTATGGACAAGAAAAGCTTGTAAAAAGCTTAATGAACTACCAGGTTCATTTGGATAACGCAAAAATAGAGCAATTCAAATTGGACGAGGAAGCGATTAAAGCCGATATTATCAAACAGTTGAAAAAAGAGGACGGAGTTGCTTTTGTATTTGATATGTCGAAAGGAGATGTTTTACAAGCACCACTTGCGATACGAGAAAAAGCAATCAATGGCTATAATTTGAAACGAAGTGGGGTGATCCAAATCGTCGTAGAGCCACAATGGTATGATGGTACACCACGATCTACTGGTACTACGCACGGAACGTGGTCGAGTTTTGACTCGCATATCCCTTTAGTGTTTATGGGTTGGGGTATCAAACACGGTGTTTCTAATAAAGCGGTCAATGTTACGGACATTGCACCTACATTAGCGGCTTTACTACATGTAATGGAACCAAATGGAAATATTGGAACCCCAATCGTAGAAGTTCTTGGGCAGTAG
- a CDS encoding RrF2 family transcriptional regulator yields MLSKKTKYAIKALMVLGRNYGKDPMQIVKIAEEENIPKKFLEQILLEMRNAGILYSKKGAGGGYSLNKAPEDVFLSQVMRLIDGPIALLPCVSLNFYRSCDECTTEHACGIRDTFVEVRNAMLQILNDTSVANLINKEKQLNLDTSEEV; encoded by the coding sequence ATGCTTTCCAAAAAAACAAAATATGCCATTAAAGCCCTGATGGTTTTAGGCAGAAACTATGGTAAGGATCCCATGCAGATTGTGAAAATTGCTGAAGAAGAAAATATTCCTAAGAAATTCTTAGAACAAATTCTACTAGAAATGCGCAATGCGGGGATTTTATACAGTAAAAAAGGTGCTGGAGGTGGCTATAGCTTAAATAAAGCTCCTGAAGATGTGTTTTTATCTCAGGTGATGCGATTAATTGATGGACCTATCGCTCTTTTACCTTGCGTCAGTCTTAATTTTTATCGTTCATGTGACGAGTGTACAACGGAACATGCCTGTGGTATACGCGATACTTTTGTCGAGGTACGTAACGCAATGTTGCAAATATTGAATGATACCAGCGTGGCAAATTTAATTAATAAAGAAAAACAGTTAAACCTGGACACATCAGAAGAAGTATAA
- a CDS encoding family 20 glycosylhydrolase produces MNDPFYKKSIWLSTALGLLSINLFAQSPANIENKIAVKWEVPTGKNLRKNPTTKLVIKNTNNQKLALKDWSLWFNFIRGIDANSIDPRFKLSHRNGDLFQLEFVKNNLVLQPKDTIEINFTTKGGLINYTDGPIGLYVSYDDKGTYANIKNYEAQKNTFTPEERKTYLEQKYTNNELLSKGVQQDILPQPTQSQVDKNATFKLSNTALIFCDADFKREATFFAQFLKDQTGVQSQETQDKDAQVKIIKTSGLADEAYELTIDSKGITVKASTATGAFYGIQSLKSLLPATNWSKSNKTLNFPFAQVKDQPRYPYRGLMLDVARNFHSKAEVLRLLDVMAQYKLNKFHFHFIDDEGWRLEIPGLPELTEIGSVRSANFKNGNSLQPAYGSGAVPKEKQFLSAQDYIEILQYAQARHIEVIPEIETPGHARAAIKSMEARYHKFKQAGDLKAAEEYLLHDPNDVSVYNSAQNWNDNVLNPALPSTYHFISKVIDEVKAMHEKAGVPLTMIDLGGDETPAGVWEKSPKIAAFMKEQSITSVHDVWPYYINEINEICQSKGLIMSGWEEMGMKNSGKRMDVNPDLGDHKIQLNVWNNLIGGGQEDLAYRLANAGYKVVFTSAYNNYLDMTWDHNFAEPGHSWVGLVDINKAYSFAPENYFINLFKDNSGKDLPKDFAQTKVHLTEKGKSNFLGVKGGLWSEKISNDTRLEEMIFPRLLAIADRGWAPEQAWENGASFDVQTYQNSYAGFMQKLGNDELKKLDKVNKGYHYRVPAVGVKLENGKLFANTDYPGFKIYYTENNTEPTLKSKEFKAGIPFNNKSTYKFRVITENGDLGIVSTY; encoded by the coding sequence ATGAATGATCCATTTTACAAAAAATCTATTTGGTTATCTACTGCCTTAGGACTTCTTTCTATAAATCTTTTTGCCCAATCTCCTGCGAACATCGAAAATAAAATAGCGGTGAAATGGGAAGTTCCTACTGGCAAAAATTTAAGAAAAAACCCGACGACAAAATTAGTTATTAAAAACACCAATAATCAAAAACTTGCACTTAAAGACTGGTCTTTGTGGTTTAATTTTATTCGTGGAATAGATGCTAATTCGATTGATCCTAGATTTAAATTGTCACATCGAAATGGTGATTTGTTCCAACTAGAGTTTGTTAAAAACAATTTGGTTTTACAGCCTAAAGATACCATTGAAATTAATTTTACAACCAAAGGTGGTCTTATTAACTATACGGATGGTCCTATTGGTTTATATGTAAGTTATGATGATAAGGGTACTTACGCTAATATTAAAAACTATGAAGCACAAAAAAACACCTTTACTCCAGAAGAGCGAAAAACATATTTAGAACAGAAGTATACCAACAACGAGCTTCTTTCAAAAGGTGTGCAGCAGGATATTTTACCGCAACCTACCCAATCTCAAGTTGACAAAAATGCTACCTTTAAATTATCAAATACGGCTCTTATCTTTTGCGATGCTGATTTTAAAAGAGAGGCTACTTTTTTTGCACAATTTTTAAAGGATCAAACAGGTGTTCAATCACAGGAAACACAAGATAAAGATGCCCAAGTTAAGATCATCAAGACAAGCGGATTGGCAGATGAAGCTTATGAATTGACCATCGATAGTAAAGGTATAACAGTCAAAGCAAGTACAGCAACGGGTGCCTTTTATGGTATTCAAAGTTTAAAATCGTTATTGCCTGCAACCAATTGGAGCAAGTCTAATAAGACACTAAATTTTCCCTTTGCACAAGTAAAAGATCAACCGCGTTATCCTTACAGGGGCTTGATGCTAGATGTTGCACGGAACTTCCACAGTAAAGCCGAAGTGTTACGTCTATTGGATGTGATGGCACAATATAAACTGAACAAATTTCATTTTCACTTTATCGATGATGAAGGTTGGCGTTTAGAAATCCCAGGGTTACCAGAATTAACAGAAATTGGAAGTGTACGTTCTGCCAATTTTAAGAATGGAAATTCTTTGCAACCTGCTTATGGATCAGGGGCTGTTCCAAAAGAAAAACAGTTCTTAAGTGCACAAGATTATATTGAAATCTTACAATATGCTCAGGCTAGACACATTGAAGTGATCCCTGAAATTGAGACTCCAGGACATGCGCGTGCAGCGATAAAATCAATGGAGGCGCGTTACCATAAATTTAAACAAGCTGGAGATTTAAAAGCAGCAGAAGAGTACTTATTGCATGATCCGAATGATGTTTCTGTCTATAATTCTGCTCAGAACTGGAATGATAATGTTTTAAATCCAGCATTACCCTCTACCTATCATTTCATCAGTAAGGTCATAGATGAAGTTAAAGCTATGCATGAAAAAGCGGGAGTACCGTTGACTATGATCGATTTAGGAGGAGATGAAACTCCTGCTGGTGTATGGGAAAAATCACCAAAAATTGCGGCTTTTATGAAGGAGCAAAGCATCACATCTGTTCATGATGTTTGGCCTTATTATATCAACGAGATTAATGAAATATGTCAGTCTAAGGGGTTAATCATGTCGGGTTGGGAAGAGATGGGTATGAAAAATTCTGGAAAACGGATGGATGTAAATCCTGATTTGGGTGATCATAAAATTCAGTTGAATGTTTGGAATAATTTGATTGGTGGTGGGCAAGAAGATTTAGCTTACCGTTTAGCAAATGCAGGCTATAAAGTTGTATTTACTTCTGCTTACAATAATTATCTGGATATGACTTGGGATCATAATTTTGCTGAACCTGGACACAGTTGGGTCGGTTTAGTGGATATCAACAAGGCCTATTCATTCGCGCCTGAAAATTACTTCATCAATCTTTTCAAAGATAATTCAGGGAAAGATTTACCGAAGGATTTTGCGCAAACAAAAGTGCATTTGACAGAAAAGGGGAAATCTAATTTCTTAGGCGTGAAGGGTGGACTGTGGTCTGAAAAAATCAGTAATGACACGCGTCTTGAGGAGATGATATTCCCACGCTTATTGGCTATTGCTGATCGCGGTTGGGCTCCAGAACAAGCTTGGGAAAACGGTGCAAGCTTTGATGTCCAAACTTACCAAAACAGCTATGCAGGATTCATGCAAAAGTTGGGAAATGATGAACTGAAGAAACTGGACAAAGTAAATAAGGGTTACCATTATCGTGTTCCTGCAGTTGGTGTTAAATTGGAAAACGGCAAACTGTTCGCGAATACGGATTATCCTGGATTTAAAATTTATTATACGGAGAATAATACGGAACCGACTTTAAAATCTAAAGAATTTAAAGCAGGAATTCCTTTTAATAACAAGTCGACTTACAAATTTCGAGTGATTACAGAAAACGGTGATTTGGGTATCGTTTCAACCTACTAA
- a CDS encoding acyltransferase family protein: MDKNIHQKLYGLDHLRALAIVFVFLFHYFILSGGQPEWLPGFAKFGWTGVDLFFVLSGFLISSQLFVQIKQRKTISFKQFFLKRFFRIVPIFLVTVGFYFFFPFFREKESLPPLWRFLTFTQNLGLNLKDFGTFSHAWSLCVEEHFYLFLPLILIFLQFTKLIKKSYWLLIVLFLFGFVIRIYSYNQLYLPKIDDGNSWLFWYKYIYYPTYSRLDGLLVGVSIAGIYQFLPTFWNRIAKYGNLFIVLSLVVLTGAYFLCYDQMTFNASIFGFPLIAIGYGFMVVGAVSPTSFLYKWNSKTTTFIATLSYATYLTHKGVIHITHQLLADFKIDNNLMLLICMTTCISFAYLLHLTIEKPFMKLRNRILETK; this comes from the coding sequence TTGGACAAAAATATTCATCAAAAATTATACGGGCTTGACCATTTACGAGCGTTAGCAATTGTATTTGTTTTCCTTTTTCATTATTTTATTTTAAGTGGCGGACAACCCGAATGGTTGCCTGGCTTTGCAAAATTTGGTTGGACAGGAGTAGATTTATTCTTTGTTTTGAGCGGTTTTTTAATTTCGTCACAGCTTTTCGTTCAAATCAAACAAAGAAAAACAATTTCATTCAAACAATTCTTCTTGAAACGTTTTTTTAGAATTGTACCAATATTCTTGGTTACCGTGGGATTCTATTTTTTCTTTCCGTTCTTTCGTGAAAAAGAAAGTTTACCGCCATTATGGAGGTTTCTAACTTTCACACAAAATCTTGGACTAAACTTGAAAGATTTTGGAACATTCTCACACGCTTGGTCACTTTGTGTGGAAGAACATTTTTATTTATTCCTACCACTAATCTTGATTTTCTTACAATTCACTAAACTCATAAAAAAATCTTATTGGTTGTTAATTGTTTTGTTTCTATTTGGTTTTGTAATCAGAATTTACAGTTATAACCAATTATATCTTCCGAAAATTGATGACGGAAATAGTTGGCTGTTTTGGTACAAATACATTTATTACCCAACTTATAGTCGTTTAGATGGGCTTTTAGTTGGCGTTTCAATTGCAGGAATTTATCAGTTTTTGCCGACCTTTTGGAACAGAATAGCTAAATACGGAAATCTATTTATTGTTTTGAGTTTGGTAGTTTTAACAGGTGCATATTTTCTTTGTTACGACCAAATGACTTTTAACGCCTCTATTTTTGGTTTCCCATTAATAGCAATTGGTTATGGATTTATGGTTGTTGGAGCAGTTAGTCCGACAAGTTTTTTATACAAATGGAATTCAAAAACAACAACATTTATTGCGACGCTTTCTTATGCGACTTACTTGACACACAAAGGCGTAATTCATATAACACATCAATTGTTAGCAGACTTTAAAATTGACAACAATTTGATGCTTTTAATTTGTATGACAACTTGTATAAGTTTTGCCTATTTACTACACTTGACAATAGAAAAACCGTTTATGAAATTAAGAAACCGAATACTCGAAACAAAATAA